Proteins from a genomic interval of Amycolatopsis sp. cg13:
- a CDS encoding DUF6886 family protein has product MTRTRPGAALLRGRGDHPLPPCRGNRAVAASRRQLPVVRRARPACPRLRRTGRLLLRLHEEAGIQLRVLSNLWPFWDAVTASTAGFSGIRLRNARPRP; this is encoded by the coding sequence GTGACCAGAACCAGGCCAGGTGCCGCACTTCTCCGAGGACGCGGGGATCACCCGCTTCCCCCATGCCGCGGCAACCGCGCGGTAGCCGCCTCTCGTCGCCAGCTCCCGGTCGTTCGGCGAGCCCGTCCCGCATGCCCACGTCTCCGCCGAACCGGTCGCCTCCTCCTGCGTCTGCACGAGGAGGCGGGAATTCAGCTGCGGGTGCTCTCGAACCTCTGGCCGTTCTGGGACGCGGTGACCGCCAGCACGGCGGGGTTCAGCGGCATCCGGCTCCGCAACGCTCGGCCGCGGCCCTGA